TTTAACTGGCTCAGGCACTTCCCAACATAGCCCCATCTTCAAATCCCACACACCGACCCCTCCCCCATCCTCAAACATCTCACCGACACATTTCTCGAACTCCTGAAACGCAGGCATATCACGTATCCCCTCATCCCCATTACCAAAAGCATCCAGCATAGAAGTGTAATACCATGCAACTGAGTCCTTTGAGGCATTGAAGATATCCCACACACCGTCCCCCAGCCTGTCATAGTCCCTGATGATATCCCGTAGATTGGCTCGTGTACCGGCACAGGAGAGCAGCTTCATATACCGACCTGTATTTTTGATTAAGCTGATGGTATGGAACTTGCGTTCAGTCCAGACCTTGCTTTTTGCTCCCTCTGGCATTTATCAGTTATTCCGTCTGGGAAGTCACATCTGTCAGGGTCGCCACCTCTTCGCCGAACGCATCTCAGATATCGGATAGGGTGTAATCTTTATTTTCTAGAACATCATGCACTTATTTAAACATTAAATATAGATGGTCTCATGTAATTTTCACCCCGACATCACACTATAAGTACTATAGTGGTTATAGTAATAAAATAATATGAGTGCTACAACCACAATTCAAGTAAAGACAAACACGCGTGATGCCTTACTTGAAATTGGACATATGGGCGATGACTATAACACGGTCATTGAAAATCTGATTATTGAACACAATCGTAATTGCCTTGTTGAACACAGTAAACAGGTTGTCAAAGAGCGCAAAAATGATTTTGTCAATATAGATGACCTTTGATGTATTGGTTCTTCCAGATATTTTTAAGAACCTCCCGCCCAATTTTAGGGATAACATCAAGGCAGCAATTAAAGAGTTGAATGACCCTTTCCCAGGATCTGGAAAAGGTGAGAAAAAGGAAATTAAAGGTGCTAATGATGTTGCATATCGTTTAAGAGTAGGAAGTTTTCGCATCTTCTATCGAATCGATAAGGAAAAACGTACCGTTTACGTATTTGACATTTTGACAGCAGAACAGGCACATAAAAAATATGGCCGATTGTGACTTCAACTCAATGATTCAATTTCACGTTTTTCTTTAACATTGTGGGACTACATCAGCAAGTATGCGGAGGAGCATTGCTCCCCATGGCTGGCTGCCACCCTGCCGCCCTGAAGGGCTGCGGTGGCAGGGTCAGGTATGCATGGGGTTGTTGGTGTACTGCATTACTCATCCCCCAGCCTGTCATAGTCCCTGATGATATCCCGTAGATTGGCTCGTGTACCGGCACAGGAGAGCAGCTTCATGTCCCGGCCTGCATTTTTGATAAACTCGATGGTATGGAACTTGCGCTCAGTCCAGGTCTTGCTATTTGCTGTCCAAATTTATTCGTTCTTGCGGCTCGGAAGTCATGTCTAACAGGGTCGCCACATCGTCACCGAATGCATCTCTGATATCTAAAGTAAGGAGTGTACACAGACATCAGTGCAGGAGGGGGCTGGTCAGGTGTGGAATGGCGGCAGCAGGGAGTGAAAAAAGATATCGGTACTGGAATAATTTCAAATATCAGAATAATTATATAAAATCAACAAATTCATCGTTGGTTAAACCAGCTTCTTTGATTATTCTGCTTAGTGTCCCCTTCTTCAAAGAGTTATGTAATGGAACCGTGACTTTAATTATATCATCGCCTTCAATGTTTTCCAATCTCACATGGCTTCCCCGTTGCCTTACTTTTACAAACCCCGCTTTTAATAGAACTTTAATTACTTTCTCGCCTGAAACTACTGGTAACTTCATAGAATATACCCATAGTTAGACAGCAACTTCAGCAACTTCAGCAAAGTTCGTTAAAATTGGATTTTCGGTAGGTTCTAAATAAAGTTCTATAGCCTCTTTAATGTTATTTAGCGCTTCTTCTTTACTATCACCCTCAGAAATACATCCTGGAAGTGAAGGCACATATACCACATAGCCGCCTTCTTCAGCTGGCTCTAAGACTACTTTGAACTTCAAGACTTTCACCTAGAATTTTATATGCTGTTTTATGATATAAATCTAATTCATTAAATGAAAAATTTTGATTGTTAACAACCTTCACGCTTACTCAACAGCCAGAGCACGGTGAATGCATGGGAGCGGGCACAGGCATCAGCGCAGGAGGGGGGGCGAGTGCAAGTGGATGTAAGATGTTGCTTCTGTTTAGCATCACTCAATTTTTATATTTTAACAGCCATGTCGACACTCCAACGGCACAACAACTGTATATAACTTCCCATCACTGCAACCCAATCAACTGGCCCCAGCACTTCCCAACATAATCCCCCCATCTTCAACCCCTCTCACACCGACTTCTCACCCATCCCCAAACATCTCACCGACACATTTCCCGAACTCCTTAAACGCAGGCATATCACGTATCCCCTCATCCCCATTACCAAATGCAGCCAGCATAGAAGTGTAATACCATGCAACCGAAGTCTTTGAGGCATTGAAGATATCCCACACACCATCCCCCAGCCTGTCATAGTCCCTGATGATATCCTGTAAATCGGCCAACTTGTCGGCACAGGAGAGCAGCTTCATATCCCGGCCTGCATTTTTGATTAAGTTGATGGTATGGAACTTGCACTCAGTGGAGGTCTTGCTTATTGCTCCTGTCCGTATGTATTAGTTCTTCCGGCTCGGAAGCACCATCTACCAGGGTTGCCACCGCTTCGCCGAACGCATCTCTGATATCGGACAGGGTGTAATCTTCATCTTCTACAACATCATGCAGCAATCCGGCGATAACCACGTGCTCGGGGGCATTATTCTTCATGAGGGTGGAAGCAACGTCCAGAGGATGGACGATGTAGGGTATGGTTGAACTTTTCTGGCAGGTGTTTTTATGGGCATTATAGGCAAAATTGAATGCTTCAACGATTGGATTATTATCTTGAAAAGTCATGGTTTCCATGTTCCATCTTACTTTGTATTAGTTTTTGTAACTTATTATATTCGCCAGTATGCTGTCCGGTTTAAAGTATTTGAATGTCCAGAAGATTTTGTCCATCTATCCTGGCAGCAGGGAGTATAATCTGATTACATTAATGTGATTGAGTGGGAAGCGAGAGAGGGGCACCATAATCCACAGTGATAGAAGAGGATTGAGATTGAAAAATCATTTTACATTTCAGGTTTTATCATCCACACTTAACTTCGTATCTACCTTTTATTTGCTCGATTTTACCGGATCTTTTTAGCCTGGTTAACGAAACTAATAACGTTTTTTCATCACATCCGAATCTGTTGGTTATTTCAACCATAGTCATAGGATTGATAGTCAGTTCCCTTATGATTCTATCTTCAAACCATTGTTCCATTTGCTCATGTGACCTCTTTGAGATGCGTTCTGTTATTGGGGTTTCAAGACCAAATGACGTTTTTAATTTGTACAGCTTATCATGGAGATCGATCTCACATATCATATCATGTCTTGATTGATCGATACATTCTGTAAATATAACTTCCCAGTCAAGACCCGACCTTGCCAGTAATAAAAGATCGTCTTCATCGTCATCTCTTTGAGTGACGCTTTTAAGAAGGAAGATATCTTCTTTTGAAATTATCCAGACCTTCAACTGCCCCTTTTCCATAAGGATTTTTGCCCGGTTGATCATGCCGGGAGATAACCTGAGTTTTTTACATACATATTCATGGAAAATATCCCACCTGAAACCATCAGCGTTTTCAAGTATCCGGGTTGCAGACATCATTCTGTATTCGGGTGTCAGCTTGCTGATCTTTTTTTGTTTGTAATCTGATATCTCAAGAGCTAAGACCAGTTCCTCTACCTCCTTTTGGGTAGAAAATAGAACATCGATATCTTTTGTAGCAGCTTTTACACCATATCGTATCATAGCAGCGCCGCCTAAGAGGTAAAGGTTAACCGGTATTGTCAGAGCATTGCCGACCTTTTCCAGTTCTGCGAATACATACTTTTCATTAAATCCTATTCGTGACATTTTATGTCATACTCCGCTGCTTTTTGTTTAATATACAAGGGTGATGGCATGAATTTTTCTTCAGGTTGTTCCCAGGTATTTACCAGGTTTACTATGCTTCCTGCAATATCAATGCCATACTGGTGTGAAATTTTTATAAACCGATTTGAATCGATTTTTATTTTTAGCATGTACAGTATCACATAGGTAAGGTTCCTTTTGCTGTATGGATCTAGGGCAATTGCATGGACTGCAATTTCTTCGCAGGACAGTTCCCTCAATGAATAGAAATAATGGTTTTCGGTCTGCATGAGCGGGATTATTTTTGATATTGCAGTTAATCCAGTGGGTTGGATATTTTCATGTCTGATAGTTATGTCTGAAACTAAAAGAAATTCAAAGCCATGTGATGTGATAAAACGACCATGCGATGATAATTTGTTTAATGTGGATACTGCAAAGTAGGAGCAATAATCCCTGATGAATTCCCTGATATCCTCCAGGTCAGGGGATAATTCGTATTCTGAATCCCGTTGAAGCACAATGGCATGATTTTTAAATTCCCTGATATTGCGACGGATAGTTGCTTCTGATATCCCGCTCTCATCAATCAGTCGGATAAGGTTTGCTTTTCCGGTGGACAGTACGGCCAGGACCTTTATACTTGACCCCGCTAAAAGTTCAGCAAGGGGCATATAACTTCGTTTGTGAAGGATGGTCATGAGTTTAACAGCATGCAGGTTGCAACTCAGTCCCACATGCTTTGTGATGCCCGTTTTGGAGACCTCCACAAACCCTTTATGTTGTAATGCTGTTACTACCCTCGAAATATATCCTGCAGTAACTCCTGTTTGCCTGGCAAGCTCGCTCATGGTGGGTGAATTATCGAGAATTGCTATTATTTTCAGTTCGAGTTCTGAAAGTTTGAAGTCCATTACATGTCAAAATTGTATAATATTATATAAGTAGTTTACTAATATGATTGTTACGAAGAGAAACTCACCCTTTTTTCTACATTAAGCTTTATTGTAGTGATTCCAGTTTTCATACACTTCTTCACTTCCCAACATACCTCCCATCTTCAAGCTCCATACACCAACCTCTCACCCATCCCCAAACATCTCCCCCTACACATTTCCCGAACTCCTGAAACGCAGGCATATCACGTATCCCTTCATACCCATTACCAAATGCAGCCATATCACGTATCCCTTCATACCCATTACCAAATGCAGCCAGCATAGAAATGTAATACCATGCAACCGAAGTCTTTGAGGCATTGAAGATATCCCACACACCATCCCCCAGCCTGTCATAATCCCTGATGATATCCCGTAGATTTGCCAACTTGTCGACACAGGGGAGCAGCTTCATATCCCGACCTGTATTTTTTATCAAGTTGATGGTATGGATCTTGCGCTCAGTCCAGGTCTTGCTTTTTGCCCCCGTCCGCATGTATTAGTTCTGCGGCTCGGAATTCACGTCTGCCAGGATCGCCACTTCATCACCGGACTCATCTCTGATATCTAAAGTAGGGAGTGTACGCAGGCAGCAGTGCAGGAGGGGGGCGCGTGCAAGTGGATATAAGATGTTGTACCTGTTTAGCATTACTCACATTTTATATTTTAACAGACATATTGCCATTCTAACGGCACAACAACTAAATCTAACTTCCGACCACTGCACCCCCATCCACCTGCACCCACTCATGGACAGCGGTGTCCATATCCCAGGTTGTCAACAAAGGGGGCTCTTAGGCACAATAATTATTGTTTGCAGCCATAAAAAAACCGTTATTAAGCGGTGGATGTCAATAAACTGTTTTCGAAAAATGTCTTGAGAATCTCTTTTTTGATAGGTTTGGGTATTTTCCTGCTTTCTTTTATGGCGGTCTCAAGCCAAAGTTCCATTCCTATTTTTACTTCTTCCAGTGCTTCTTCTTCAGTTTCTCCGAAAGCTGAACATCCTTGAAGTTCTGGAACTACAGCGATATATCCTTCATCTTCTTCGCTATAAAATATCTCTATTGCATATTTATGCATCAGTATCATCTTCTGTTATGAAATCATATTGTTCTATTATCTTGATAAATTCTTTTACCTGATAAGGCTTTGCCTTGCCCCCTACGTCCTGAAAATTTAGCATTTCTTTAATTCCTTCTTTTGCATATATCCTATGGCTTCCTTTTTAGCTCTTGAATATAAAACCAAAGACTTCTGCCGCTTTGCATAGTTTTTCAAACCGAATATTTTTAGGATTATCTTTCAACTCCTCAAATATTCGGCGTTTATTCATGTGCGTGAAAA
The DNA window shown above is from ANME-2 cluster archaeon and carries:
- a CDS encoding type II toxin-antitoxin system RelE/ParE family toxin, whose amino-acid sequence is MTFDVLVLPDIFKNLPPNFRDNIKAAIKELNDPFPGSGKGEKKEIKGANDVAYRLRVGSFRIFYRIDKEKRTVYVFDILTAEQAHKKYGRL
- a CDS encoding type II toxin-antitoxin system HicA family toxin, whose translation is MKLPVVSGEKVIKVLLKAGFVKVRQRGSHVRLENIEGDDIIKVTVPLHNSLKKGTLSRIIKEAGLTNDEFVDFI
- a CDS encoding type II toxin-antitoxin system HicB family antitoxin — encoded protein: MKFKVVLEPAEEGGYVVYVPSLPGCISEGDSKEEALNNIKEAIELYLEPTENPILTNFAEVAEVAV
- a CDS encoding HD domain-containing protein, translating into MTFQDNNPIVEAFNFAYNAHKNTCQKSSTIPYIVHPLDVASTLMKNNAPEHVVIAGLLHDVVEDEDYTLSDIRDAFGEAVATLVDGASEPEELIHTDRSNKQDLH
- a CDS encoding MarR family transcriptional regulator gives rise to the protein MDFKLSELELKIIAILDNSPTMSELARQTGVTAGYISRVVTALQHKGFVEVSKTGITKHVGLSCNLHAVKLMTILHKRSYMPLAELLAGSSIKVLAVLSTGKANLIRLIDESGISEATIRRNIREFKNHAIVLQRDSEYELSPDLEDIREFIRDYCSYFAVSTLNKLSSHGRFITSHGFEFLLVSDITIRHENIQPTGLTAISKIIPLMQTENHYFYSLRELSCEEIAVHAIALDPYSKRNLTYVILYMLKIKIDSNRFIKISHQYGIDIAGSIVNLVNTWEQPEEKFMPSPLYIKQKAAEYDIKCHE
- a CDS encoding type II toxin-antitoxin system HicB family antitoxin; this encodes MHKYAIEIFYSEEDEGYIAVVPELQGCSAFGETEEEALEEVKIGMELWLETAIKESRKIPKPIKKEILKTFFENSLLTSTA